A genomic window from Salvia hispanica cultivar TCC Black 2014 chromosome 5, UniMelb_Shisp_WGS_1.0, whole genome shotgun sequence includes:
- the LOC125189188 gene encoding cellulose synthase-like protein E6 encodes MGGDGDLFETRAGRGRAVHRGLCVTILAGIVCVWVYRLSHIPQEGRFSWIAMLFAEAVLGCYWIISQSGRWAVVYRFPFKDKLSSRYGEKVPAVDVFVCTADPVLEPPSLVVNTVLSVMSYNYPSHKLNVYLSDDGGSQLTFYALFEASLFSKYWIPFSKKYNVEPRSPAVYFSRTIAVDDSSFALEWTHVKRLYEDMKGRIDSAAAKGSVPEHVRGQHKGFSEWNSKVEKQDHHSIVQILIDGWNPEATDVEGNRLPTLVYLSREKRPGWPHNFKAGSMNALIRVSSVISNAPIILNVDCDMYANDPDAIKDTLCFFLDENHGSQTCYVQYPQQYNNIVKNDIYGNQNYATDNIELSSLDGFGVALYVGTGCFHRRESLSGKNFSGNHRIESGDNGKKASVEELEDAAKVLANCSYEKGTLWGKEMGLVYGCPVEDIVTGLSIQCRGWKPVYYNPSKHAFKGVAPTTLDVALIQHTRWSEGMFQIFLSKYCPFILGRGKISFGGQMGYCIYLLWPVLSLPTLVYGVIPALALLRDVPLFPKVSSLWMVAFAYVFAAKTAYSLAEDVAVGDTVKGWWNVQRIVVIRRMTAYLLALIETVMRMLGLSQSAFVLTAKVVDDEAEKRYKKGLIEFGGSSIMMIIVAMVALLNLVALGWGAVKALWFGEEVLWAQLAICGVWVVLNLPVYEALLFRRDKGRMPMPVTVKSLIIVSTALLVSVY; translated from the exons ATGGGAGGAGATGGTGATTTGTTCGAGACGCGAGCAGGGAGAGGTAGAGCAGTGCACAGAGGATTGTGTGTAACAATATTAGCAGGCATAGTTTGTGTTTGGGTTTACAGATTAAGTCACATCCCTCAAGAGGGAAGATTCAGCTGGATTGCGATGCTCTTCGCCGAGGCCGTCTTGGGATGCTATTGGATTATCTCTCAGTCCGGCCGCTGGGCCGTCGTCTACCGCTTCCCCTTCAAGGATAAGCTTTCCTCAAG ATACGGGGAGAAGGTGCCGGCGGTTGATGTGTTTGTTTGCACAGCCGATCCAGTTCTAGAGCCGCCCTCTCTGGTGGTGAACACGGTTTTATCAGTCATGTCCTACAATTATCCATCCCATAAACTCAACGTCTATTTATCCGATGACGGCGGCtctcaactcactttctatgcTCTCTTTGAGGCCTCTCTGTTTTCCAAATACTGGATACCATTCTCCAAGAAATACAACGTCGAGCCTAGGTCCCCCGCAGTCTATTTTTCTCGTACCATTGCTGTTGACGATTCCAGTTTCGCCCTAGAATGGACCCATGTTAAG CGGCTGTACGAGGATATGAAAGGCCGCATTGATTCAGCGGCTGCAAAGGGGTCTGTTCCGGAACATGTGAGGGGTCAGCATAAAGGTTTCTCCGAGTGGAATTCCAAAGTCGAAAAGCAGGATCATCATTCTATTGTTCAG ATTTTGATAGATGGATGGAATCCTGAAGCAACTGATGTTGAGGGGAACAGACTGCCCACACTGGTGTATCTGTCGCGTGAAAAGAGGCCGGGATGGCCTCATAACTTCAAGGCTGGATCAATGAATGCATTG ATAAGAGTGTCGTCTGTGATCAGCAACGCGCCAATCATTCTCAACGTGGATTGTGATATGTACGCGAATGATCCCGATGCAATCAAAGACACACTCTGCTTCTTTTTGGACGAGAACCATGGCTCGCAGACATGCTACGTCCAATATCCTCAGCAGTATAACAATATTGTCAAGAATGATATTTATGGAAATCAAAACTATGCAACTGACAAT ATTGAGCTCTCCAGCTTAGATGGTTTCGGTGTGGCCCTATACGTTGGCACCGGATGTTTCCACAGGAGGGAAAGCCTATCGGGGAAAAATTTCTCCGGAAATCACAGGATTGAAAGCGGAGACAACGGAAAGAAGGCAAGTGTGGAAGAGCTAGAGGATGCTGCAAAGGTCTTAGCCAATTGTAGCTACGAGAAGGGCACTCTGTGGGGAAAGGAG ATGGGATTGGTGTACGGATGTCCCGTGGAAGACATAGTGACGGGCTTATCCATACAATGCAGGGGATGGAAACCGGTGTACTACAACCCGAGTAAGCACGCCTTCAAAGGGGTTGCTCCGACAACCTTGGACGTGGCTCTCATTCAGCACACAAGGTGGTCCGAGGGCATGTTCCAGATCTTCCTCTCCAAGTACTGCCCCTTCATCCTCGGCCGTGGCAAGATCAGCTTCGGTGGCCAGATGGGATACTGTATCTACCTCCTCTGGCCAGTGCTTTCATTGCCTACGCTTGTCTACGGTGTCATCCCAGCTCTTGCCTTGCTCCGCGACGTGCCCTTGTTCCCAAAGGTTTCTAGCTTGTGGATGGTTGCCTTCGCGTACGTCTTCGCAGCCAAGACTGCTTACAGCCTGGCAGAGGACGTTGCGGTTGGGGATACAGTGAAGGGGTGGTGGAACGTGCAGCGGATTGTGGTGATTAGGCGGATGACGGCCTATTTATTGGCGTTGATAGAGACGGTTATGAGGATGTTAGGGCTCTCGCAGTCGGCATTTGTGCTGACTGCGAAAGTGGTGGACGATGAGGCGGAGAAGAGGTACAAGAAGGGGTTGATTGAGTTCGGGGGCTCGTCCATCATGATGATCATCGTTGCAATGGTTGCGCTGCTCAACCTTGTGGCGTTAGGGTGGGGGGCGGTGAAGGCGCTGTGGTTTGGGGAGGAGGTGTTGTGGGCGCAGCTGGCCATCTGCGGAGTGTGGGTGGTGTTGAATTTGCCAGTCTACGAAGCACTCTTGTTTAGGAGGGATAAGGGAAGGATGCCGATGCCAGTCACAGTAAAGTCGTTGATTATAGTGTCCACAGCATTGCTCGTTTCTGTCTACTAA
- the LOC125190262 gene encoding transmembrane emp24 domain-containing protein p24beta2-like — protein MRLPVAAVALMVMLGSFGGAFGIRFVIDREECFSHKVEYGNTVHFSFVVIKSENTWHYSEDGVDLVVKGPNDEQVHDIRDKTSDKHEFVAYHQGVYRFCFTNKSPYHETIDFDVHAGHFLYHDEHAKDEHFKPLYEHIGKLEEALYNIQFEQHWLEAQTDRQAIVNERMSKGAIHKAIFESAALVVASGLQVYILQRLFERKLGASRV, from the exons ATGAGGCTTCCAGTTGCAGCAGTGGCTCTGATGGTAATGCTAGGCAGTTTCGGTGGGGCTTTTGGTATTAGATTTGTGATAGATAGAGAAGAGTGCTTCTCTCACAAGGTGGAGTATGGAAACACCGTTCATTTCTCCTTTGTGGTGATTAAATCTGAGAATACATGGCATTACAGTGAAGATGGTGTAGACCTTGTG GTTAAGGGACCAAATGATGAACAGGTCCATGACATCCGAGACAAGACAAGTGACAAGCATGAATTTGTGGCTTATCATCAAGGAGTTTACCGGTTCTGTTTCACCAATAAGTCCCCGTATCATGAAACCATAGACTTTGATGTGCATGCTGGTCACTTTTTGTACCATGATGAGCATGCTAAAGACG AGCATTTCAAACCTCTTTATGAGCATATTGGGAAGCTAGAGGAAGCTTTGTACAATATTCAGTTCGAGCAGCATTGGCTAGAGGCTCAAACTGATCGTCAGGCTATAG TGAATGAGAGAATGAGCAAAGGAGCGATTCATAAAGCCATATTTGAATCAGCTGCTCTGGTTGTAGCCAGCGGTTTGCAAGTCTACATTTTGCAGCGTTTATTTGAGAGAAAGCTTGGAGCATCAAGAGTTTGA